In Cucurbita pepo subsp. pepo cultivar mu-cu-16 chromosome LG04, ASM280686v2, whole genome shotgun sequence, the following are encoded in one genomic region:
- the LOC111794099 gene encoding probable complex I intermediate-associated protein 30 isoform X1, which translates to MSKLRALWQASVNSTKKALAWNVEDWIPPTEKYIFSFNAKQEVKKWHLYSDSEYGGMSTASLEITETGNQLRGVFSGKLSLDVNENSRWNINRSGFCGMRSKKFDGFINLDLYDSIALRLKGDGRCYISTIYTENWVNSPGQEEDNSWQAFVLAPKDDWYIAKIPLDRYLPTWRGNIIDSEMEMNPSRIVSMSLSVNAAAGVPGARSGPGDFNLEIDWIKALRTQ; encoded by the exons ATGTCAAAATTGCGAGCACTCTGGCAAGCTTCTgtaaattcaacaaaaaaag CTCTCGCTTGGAATGTTGAAGACTGGATACCACCTACtgaaaaatacatatttagtTTCAATGCAAAGCAAGAAGTTAAGAAGTGGCATTTATATTCGGATTCGGAGTATGGAG GAATGTCTACAGCATCTTTGGAGATCACTGAAACTGGAAATCAGCTACGAG gAGTATTCTCTGGGAAGCTCTCCTTGGATGTAAATGAGAATTCAAGATGGAACATAAACAGGAGTGGTTTTTGTGGAATGCGCTCCAAAAAG TTTGATGGCTTCATTAATTTGGATTTGTATGATTCCATTGCGTTGAGGCTTAAAGGAGATGGAAGATGCTATATATCCACT ATTTATACTGAAAATTGGGTAAACTCACCAGGACAAGAGGAAGATAATTCATGGCAAGCATTTGTTCTAGCCCCTAAAGATGATTGGTATATTGCCAAG ATTCCTCTTGATCGATATTTACCAACATGGAGAGGGAATATAATAGATTCAGAGATGGAAATGAACCCATCTCGTATTGTAAGCATGTCTTTATCAGTGAATGCTGCTGCTGGCGTTCCAGGTGCAAGATCTGGCCCTGGTGACTTCAATCTGGAAATTGATTGGATCAAAGCCTTGAGAACTCAGTGA
- the LOC111794099 gene encoding probable complex I intermediate-associated protein 30 isoform X2, producing MSKLRALWQASVNSTKKALAWNVEDWIPPTEKYIFSFNAKQEVKKWHLYSDSEYGGMSTASLEITETGNQLRGVFSGKLSLDVNENSRWNINRSGFCGMRSKKFDGFINLDLYDSIALRLKGDGRCYISTDKRKIIHGKHLF from the exons ATGTCAAAATTGCGAGCACTCTGGCAAGCTTCTgtaaattcaacaaaaaaag CTCTCGCTTGGAATGTTGAAGACTGGATACCACCTACtgaaaaatacatatttagtTTCAATGCAAAGCAAGAAGTTAAGAAGTGGCATTTATATTCGGATTCGGAGTATGGAG GAATGTCTACAGCATCTTTGGAGATCACTGAAACTGGAAATCAGCTACGAG gAGTATTCTCTGGGAAGCTCTCCTTGGATGTAAATGAGAATTCAAGATGGAACATAAACAGGAGTGGTTTTTGTGGAATGCGCTCCAAAAAG TTTGATGGCTTCATTAATTTGGATTTGTATGATTCCATTGCGTTGAGGCTTAAAGGAGATGGAAGATGCTATATATCCACT GACAAGAGGAAGATAATTCATGGCAAGCATTTGTTCTAG
- the LOC111792367 gene encoding pentatricopeptide repeat-containing protein At5g39680: MAMLKLPVPISSLAPVKFTPFLSKSNELASPLLDPMKLLKVAADAKNLKFGRTIHAHLIITNRLPGDCRVNQINSLINLYVKCDELFIARQMFDRMSKRNVVSWCALMAGYMQNGSPLVVFELFKKMIVKDNIFPNEYVIATVISSCRDSQMYVEGRQCHGFSLKSGLELHQYVKNALIQMYSKCSDVRAALKILDTVPGYDVFCYNLVLNGLLEHSHLREAIEVLKLMIDEGTKWNNATFVTIFRICASLKDLQFGKHVHARMLKSDIDYDVYIGSSIIDMYGKCGNVLSGRAFFDQLQNRNVVSWTAIMAAYFQNGFFEEALNLFSKMEIDHIPPNEYTLAVLLNSAAGLSALSHGDQLHARAEKSGLKGNVIVGNALIIMYSKSGDILAAQRVFSNMMCCDSITWNAIITGHSHHCIGKEALNIFHDMLTARECPNYVTFIGVLSACAHLSLVDEGLYYFNHLMKQFGIVPGLEHYTCIVGLLSRSGRLDEAENFMRSNPINWDVVAWRTLLNACYVHRNYDKGKQIAEYLLQMDHEDVGSYILLSNMHARVRRWDGVVKVRKLMRERNVKKEPGVSWLEIRNIAHVFTSEDNKHPESSQIYEMVRDLLTKIRPLGYVPDIAGVLHDIEDEQKLDNLSYHSEKLAVAYGLMKSPSGAPIRVIKNLRMCDDCHTAIKLISKLANRTIIVRDANRFHHFQDGFCSCGDYW, translated from the coding sequence ATGGCTATGTTAAAGCTACCAGTACCAATTAGTAGCCTTGCTCCTGTCAAGTTCACGCCATTTCTATCTAAGTCCAATGAATTGGCTTCTCCTCTCCTGGACCCAATGAAGCTCTTGAAAGTGGCTGCAGATgccaaaaacttaaaatttggTAGAACAATCCATGCCCATTTGATCATTACCAATCGCCTCCCTGGAGACTGCAGGGTAAACCAAATTAATTCTCTTATTAATTTGTATGTGAAATGTGATGAACTATTCATTGCTCGGCAGATGTTCGATAGAATGTCGAAAAGAAATGTGGTTTCTTGGTGTGCTTTAATGGCTGGGTATATGCAAAATGGGAGTCCCTTGGTAGTTTTTGAGCTGTTCAAAAAGATGATAGTGAAGGATAATATTTTCCCCAATGAATATGTGATTGCCACTGTTATATCTTCTTGTCGTGATAGTCAAATGTATGTAGAGGGGAGGCAGTGCCATGGGTTTTCCTTAAAGTCTGGATTGGAGCTTCATCAATATGTTAAGAATGCACTTATTCAGATGTACTCTAAGTGTTCAGATGTAAGAGCAGCATTGAAGATATTAGATACTGTGCCAGGTTATGACgtattttgttataatttggTTCTAAATGGGCTTCTAGAGCATTCACATTTGAGAGAAGCTATAGAAGTTCTGAAGTTAATGATTGATGAAGGCACAAAATGGAATAACGCCACTTTTGTTACGATTTTTCGCATTTGTGCTAGTCTTAAAGATTTACAATTCGGTAAGCATGTTCATGCTCGAATGTTGAAAAGCGATATTGACTACGATGTTTATATCGGAAGTTCTATCATTGATATGTATGGGAAATGTGGTAATGTGTTGAGTGGAAGAGCCTTTTTTGATCAGTTGCAAAACCGAAATGTTGTTTCTTGGACAGCAATCATGGCAGCTTATTTCCAGAATGGATTCTTTGAAGAAGCATTAAATCTGTTTTCAAAGATGGAAATTGATCATATTCCTCCTAATGAATATACACTGGCTGTGTTGTTAAACTCTGCTGCAGGTTTGTCCGCACTAAGCCATGGTGATCAGTTACATGCTCGTGCCGAGAAATCAGGTCTCAAGGGCAATGTTATAGTAGGGAATGCCTTGATCATAATGTATTCCAAGAGTGGGGACATTTTAGCAGCACAACGCGTGTTCTCAAATATGATGTGTTGTGATTCCATTACCTGGAATGCGATAATAACTGGTCACTCTCACCATTGTATCGGTAAGGAAGCGTTGAACATATTCCACGACATGTTGACTGCTCGAGAATGTCCAAATTATGTGACCTTTATTGGTGTTCTTTCTGCTTGTGCCCATTTAAGTTTGGTAGATGAAGGATTGTACTATTTTAACCATTTGATGAAACAATTTGGTATTGTTCCTGGGTTGGAACACTATACCTGCATTGTTGGACTTCTAAGTAGATCTGGACGACTCGATGAAGCTGAGAATTTTATGAGGTCGAATCCAATCAATTGGGACGTTGTTGCATGGCGCACCCTTCTCAATGCTTGTTATGTTCATAGAAATTATGATAAAGGGAAACAAATAGCAGAGTACTTACTACAGATGGATCATGAGGATGTAGGTTCTTATATTCTATTATCAAACATGCATGCGAGAGTTAGGAGATGGGACGGTGTCGTTAAGGTTCGAAAATTGATGAGAGAAAGAAATGTGAAGAAAGAACCTGGAGTGAGCTGGttagaaataagaaatattgCCCATGTTTTTACATCCGAAGATAATAAACACCCCGAGTCGAGTCAGATTTATGAAATGGTAAGGGACTTGTTAACCAAGATTCGACCATTGGGGTATGTTCCTGATATTGCTGGTGTTTTGCACGATATTGAGGATGAGCAAAAGCTCGACAATCTTAGCTATCATAGCGAGAAGCTTGCCGTAGCATATGGCCTGATGAAATCACCATCAGGTGCACCGATTCGGGTGATTAAGAACCTTAGGATGTGCGATGATTGTCACACTGCTATCAAACTTATTTCAAAGCTTGCAAATAGGACTATAATTGTTAGAGATGCCAACCGTTTCCATCATTTTCAAGATGGTTTTTGCTCGTGTGGAGATTATTGGTGA